The genomic segment TCTCGCCGATTTGGAGGGCATCGACATGAAGGTTGTGGAGTACAGCCTAGATGTGAGTCTTGGAATCTACCAGTTTTATATGGCATACATGACAACTTCATTTGTTTTCACAATTATTCAACACGATTCGTGGCTCATGCACAATGAGAAATTACACACAACGTTGTAATCTGCATAAGCTCATCATATGTCATTTTGCTCATACTTTACCCTCATCTCTCAACTCACCAGATATGGCGTCTCTCACCATAACCTGCCCCTGATGAGAGCCTCACCACCAACACCACAAGATCCCCAACCCAACACTCATCTCTCACCTCACCTAACATCTCACAAACAAATGCTAACATCAACTAGTCCCCCTTCTGCATCATCACCCTCCCCTCAATCGACCTCGCCCCCCGCCTCGTAGCCCGCTCCCTCCTAACCCAATCCATTcacctcctcctcgcctCAGCCCCAACCCACGACGCCATCCACCCCATCCTCAAATCCCAACTCGCCTCCCCGTCACCAACAACCTTCGACTGGTCCGCCGTCGGCTCCTCAACCTTTAAATTCTCCCTAGACACATACCAATCCTCCCGCCCCCACGCCTCCTTCGTCTCCCTCATAAACGGATACAAATACCTCCCCCTCCACGGCGCAATCGACCTCAAGACCCCCGAGCTGCACCTCACAATCTTCGAAGACTGGGACCTCCGCGGCACAGAGGGACCCAAACGCGTCCACCTGGCCCGCTTCCTCGCCACGGGAGCACGCTCCCTTTCCCTGAAATATGATCTAAAGAAACGGGGGTACATCAGTACCACGTCAATGGACTCGGAGCTCGCGCTGGTGACAGCCAACCTCGCGCACGCGGCGCCCGGGAAGCTATTTTACGACCCGTTTGTCGGGACGGGGTCGTTCCCCGTTGCGTGTGCGCATTTTGGAGCGCTTGGGTTCGGGAGCGATATTGACGGGCGGGCGATTCGTGGGAGCGGAGGGGGGAAGAGCGTGAAGGGGAACTTTGCGCAATATGGGCTTTCGGAGCGTATTGGCGAGTTCTGGACGGCAGATTTGACCAACTCACCGGTGAGGAGGGCGAGGTGGCTTGATGGTATTGTGTGTGATCCGCCGTATGGTGTAAGAGAAGGGTTGAGGGTATTGGGGTGTCGCGATCCGGAGAAGACGCCGTGGGTTGTCGAGGCAGGAAAACAGCGGTATAAGTTGGTGACCCCTTTTCCTCAATTTGCCTTTTTTCATTCACCCTTTGCCGTCTTACCATGATGGACGAGGAATCAATAATGCTGACAACACCAGGTCGGGAGACTTCATCGCCCCCAAGAAACCATACAGCTTCCTCGCCATGCTCGACGACATCCTCGAATTCGCCTCCGAGACCCTCGTTGACGGCGGCCGCCTCTCCTTCTGGATGCCAACCGCCAACGACGAGGACCAGGAGATCCCCACACCGCAACACCCACGCCTCGACATTGTCGTCACATGCGTACAACCGTTCAATAAATGTGAGTTGTTTTCCATCGTTAAATACCTGCCTACTCGAGCTCCATCCCTCCATCCATAGTCATCGTTCCCATCCCAGGCTACCACAGTCATGCTGACTCGCGAACAGGGTCCCGTCGACTCATCACATACCGGCGCATCCCCGACAACCAGGTAGACCCGGAAAGGCTGGCGGCCTACAAACGCACATTCGTAGCAGGAACAACAGCAGATGAGTTGAACCCCTTCCGACGGGGTTACTTCACAAAGTttgaaaaagaagaagcctgatagaagaagaagaaaccgAGAGAAAAAAGACATGTACAGCAAATACCCAGCCTCCTTCTTTGATGATGCCATGACCGTTTGCCCgataagaaataataatgaTAATACCATGCGTTTCTCTTTCTTCTGTACGTGTCGTAATCCCCCCCCTCCCTTAAATCGCTTGGCCTTGGAATATGTCCATCCTCATACCCAAGGCGTACCATGGCATCGTCATTTGATATCATTTgcacaaaaaaaaaagacaacACGAATAAGACATGCGTGCGTCCAGCCAGACATACTCCCGCAGTCTGCAGGCGCTCGCGCACGCACACACCGAATAGAGTCGGGCGTCGCGCTCGTGCCTCCTGCACCCTTTCCCACCTCCCTCTTCCCTTCTTTCCTTGATCTGGTGTCTGATCTCATCTGAATTCCATGGCGCCGAAGCAGCCCCTATCCTCCACGTGCTTGAGCTCAAGCTGCTGAAACCTGGCAAAAATTGTTAGCTAAACAACTAAATCAAAAAAGGTTGTGGGAGGGCATTGTCGGCACGTACTTTTCGCTTTTCGAGTGAAAGTAGATTCCACTCACTTCACCCTTGACCTGGTTGAAGCAGATATAGTAGAAGCCCTCAAAGCTGGCTCCGGAAATCGTGCGTACGCGGTGGTCAGGGACGAGGAAATGCTCCTTCCAACGCATGAAAATGTTTTCCCTTTGCGCAACATCACGGATCACCACCGGGCCCTTGCGCGCCTGCTTCTGGAGAGGGCGGAAGGCGTTGAACTTGCCCCAATGGCTGAGATCGATCTTGTCCGTGGCGCCCCAGCTCTCGTGGCCGGTGATGAAGCTGTATTTGGTGCCAATGATTTCGCCCTCAAAGTATGTCGTCAATGTGGGGTGGTCCTCGGTGAGGCCTGCAGACACAGAGTTTAGCAACGGGTTACACGATGAGCGGGGAAGCTAGTTGTTTCGTACCTTGGATTCGCAGGTAGCCGCATAAAAACGACTCCCGAAGATCGACGTGCTTGATTTCGACCTGCACATCATATACCTGCCGCTCAGATTGTTGCGTTCCGTGGAACTTGCTCCCTGGGCGAAGATATGAAGATGCCGTGGATGGAATAATCTGCCGATGCGTTTTGTTAGTCACTGGCGCGCTAGGCTGCATCGTTTGGGCACGTACCCGCATGTTGGAAAAGTCAGAACCCATGGACGGCGCCATGAGCTCCTCTTCCCACACATCGTCGACATCAAGTTCCATGCCCTTGCTGTCTTCGTGTTGGACCGAAGTCGGCGATAGCCTGGGATTGTGCCGCCTCGCGCCATCTGGCCGCGACGTCCTTTGTCTGTTACCGGCCATGTGCGCCTCTTCGTCAGACTCGGCATGCTTGAAAGACTCCATATCGGCCGCCGGTGACGAGTTGGCGGTGTCGCCCGACTGCGGCCTCGGCGACATGGTAGTGGATCTTGAGGATGAGACGGCAGATGTGGGCTCGTCGTCGAGTATGACCTCTGTGCTCATGCCCTCGGCTTGTGGCATTGGAGCGCTGACGGGGGCGGGTGACGAGTCGTCGTCCATGGGGTCGTCGTGATGGGGATCCATCTGGGGAGGGGCCTGATTTGCATCGGTGGGCGGCCGCCAGCTGCGTTGTGGGGATCTTGAGCTGCTATCTTCAGGACATGTCGAGAAGCTGTGTGATCGGGGCGAATGAGGATCGGGAGGAGGGTTGGAGGATGGAGTTGGCATGTTGGGCGTCGAAGTCGGGGTCGTGTGTCGTCGTCGAGGACGGCGGTGGATGTCGAAGTCGGGCGATGGGGTCGGTCGCGTCG from the Colletotrichum lupini chromosome 3, complete sequence genome contains:
- a CDS encoding vacuolar import and degradation protein — translated: MPTPSSNPPPDPHSPRSHSFSTCPEDSSSRSPQRSWRPPTDANQAPPQMDPHHDDPMDDDSSPAPVSAPMPQAEGMSTEVILDDEPTSAVSSSRSTTMSPRPQSGDTANSSPAADMESFKHAESDEEAHMAGNRQRTSRPDGARRHNPRLSPTSVQHEDSKGMELDVDDVWEEELMAPSMGSDFSNMRIIPSTASSYLRPGSKFHGTQQSERQVYDVQVEIKHVDLRESFLCGYLRIQGLTEDHPTLTTYFEGEIIGTKYSFITGHESWGATDKIDLSHWGKFNAFRPLQKQARKGPVVIRDVAQRENIFMRWKEHFLVPDHRVRTISGASFEGFYYICFNQVKGELELKHVEDRGCFGAMEFR